AGCTCCTTCTCAGCTAGAAAAAATCGACATGATTGACTTCGCTGATTTTATCGTTATTAACAAATTTGAACAAAAGGGTTCAGCAGATGCGCTTCGCCAAGTTCGCAAGCAATATGAGCGTAGCCATATGATGTTCCACGAAGACCAAACAGCATTCCCTGTGTACGGAACCATTGCGAGTCAGTTTAATGATCCCGGCACCAATACGCTGTTTGCGGCCCTCATTGATAAAATGAATGAGGCGTATGGATGGGAAGAGTCCACGCCTTTTGAACGAGTAACAGACGTGGAAAAGCAAAACTTAATTATCCCTCCAGAACGACGCCAATATTTACGCGATATCGTGCAAACGGTTCATAATTATCATGATAAGGCTGAAGAGCAAAGTGATATCGCTCGTAAGTGGTATCAAGTGAAAGGGACATCAGAACTCGTTGAGGATACCTCTTCAAAAGAAACAATGGAGAACCTTGCAGCGGAGTATGAACAAAAGCTAGAGCCAGCCAATAAGCACATGCTGGAAGAGTGGGACGAAGTCAAAGAGCGTTACGCCCAAGACGAAATGACGTTCAAGATTCGTGATAAAGAAATTACCATGGATTTGAACACGGAAAGCTTATCCGGCTTGAAAGTACCAAAAGTAGCGTTACCTCATTATCATGACTGGGGAGACCGTTTACTATGGTTGCTGAAAGAAAATGTTCCAGGCGCATTTCCATTCACCGCAGGCGTATTTCCATTCAAACGAAAAGGGGAAGACCCAACGCGCCAATTTGCGGGTGAGGGCACGCCAGAACGGACGAATCGTCGTTTCCACTATCTATCAGAAGGAGAGCCAGCCAAGCGCTTAAGTACAGCGTTTGATTCGGTTACCTTATATGGAGAAGACCCAAATGAGCGTCCAGATATTTACGGAAAAGTCGGCGAGAGTGGCGTATCGATTTGTACACTGGACGATATGAAGAAGCTTTATGCAGGATTTGACTTATGTAATCCAACTACATCTGTATCCATGACCATTAACGGCCCAGCACCGATCATTTTGGCAATGTTCTTTAACACAGCCATCGATCAGCAAATCGACATGTTCAAAGAGCAAGAAGGACGAGAACCTTCTGCTGAAGAGCGAGCGAAGATAAAAGATGAAACCATCTCGGTCGTTCGAGGTACTGTACAAGCGGATATTTTAAAAGAGGATCAAGGTCAAAATACGTGTGTTTTCTCTACCGAATTTGCCCTGCGTATGATGGGAGATATTCAGCAATACTTTATAGATCAACAAGTGAAAAACTATTACTCTGTATCGATTTCTGGCTATCATATTGCCGAAGCCGGCGCAAACCCAATCACTCAGCTTGCCTTCACACTCGCTAATGGGTTTACGTATGTAGAGTACTATTTAAGTAGAGGGATGGACATCAACAAATTCGCACCAAACCTTTCCTTCTTTTTCTCAAATGGCCTAGACCCAGAATATACCGTGATCGGACGTGTCGCTAGGCGCATTTGGGCAATCACGATGCGTGACAAATATGGTGCAAATGAACGAAGCCAAAAATTGAAATACCATATCCAAACATCTGGCCGTTCCTTACATGCTCAAGAAATTGATTTTAATGATATTCGTACAACACTACAGGCGCTTATTGCGATTCAAGACAACTGTAACTCCCTACACACCAATTCGTACGATGAAGCGATTACCACACCTACAGAAGAATCGGTTCGTCGTGCCATGGCGATTCAAATGATTATTAACAAAGAGTTTGGCTTGACGAAGAATGAAAACTCTCTACAAGGATCCTTTGTCGTAGAGGAGCTTACGCAACTAGTAGAAGAAGCTGTATTACAAGAGTTCGAACGCATTAACGAACGTGGCGGTGTACTAGGAGCTATGGAACGACAGTATCAACGAGGCAAGATTCAAGAAGAATCTCTCTACTATGAAGGGAAAAAGCATAGTGGTGAGCTTCCAATCGTAGGCGTAAACACGTACTTGAATCCAAATCCATCATCAGAAGATGACATTAACTCCATGCAATTAGCACGTGCATCGAAGGAAGAAAAAATGCACCAAATCAACTCATTGAGAGAGTTCCAGCAGAATCACTCCGATGAAACAGAAGCAGCACTCCAACGTCTAAAGCAAGTAGCCGCTGGAGGTGGCAACGTCTTTGAAGAGTTGATGGAAACCGTAAGAGTCGCCAGCCTAGGCCAGATTACCAACGCTCTCTATGATGTGGGCGGACAATATCGTAGAAATATGTAAGCAGAAGGCGCCCATATAGGGGGCGCCTTTTTGTGTGGGAGGAGAATTGGCAGCGAATTATACATTTCGGGCGAGTCGCTGCGAAATCGGGGGAGGCCCGGCGTAATTGGACAGTCGCTCCGATATTCGAAAAGTTGCTCGCAAATCGGGCAGAGTCGCTCCAAAATTCGCATCAACCTCCTGTGGTGAACCACCGTAACATAATGAGTAGATCCTTATTAGTATAAAAAACACCATATCTGAACAGATTGAGCCTAAAATGTTTCCCTATCCTATAAAAAGGTAATAGTAAAATCTGAAATAATAGCGTTTATGTCTAGCATAAACATTATTGAATTGTTTATAATGTATGGTAGGCTTGATTCGGAGTAACGTAGATTTTATACTTGTGAAGCGTATGAAAAAGAGTGGGAGTAGCGGATTGATAAGTCTTCTCCGTCTTTTCACACTTTCAGAGGTTTACATCACTTAAAAGATTGCATAAGTGCAACTAGGCTTCTGACTGTGCCAAAGGCTTGTCCATCGACAAGTTTTCTTTACATGTTTATGAATAAATTTTTGATATAAAGGGAGTGCTGGACGTGAGCTTTAAAAACTATAGCCACGACGAGATTGCTGAAATGTCTATGATTGAGATCGTAAATGAGATTCTATCAGACGAAAAGCAAGCGCTAGATTTTAACGAATTAATGGATAAGTTAGCTGCAGCAAAAGGGTTTAATGAGGAGCAAAAGAAAGCTCGTATTGCTCAATTGTACACAGACATGAATACAGATGGTCGTTTTATGACGATTGGTTCAAATATGTGGGGACTGAAGCGTTGGTATCCAGTAGAACAACAAGAAGAAGAAGTACAGGCCCCTGTGAAGAAGAAGAAAAAGAAAAAAGCAGCTGCTAAGAGTAAGAAGAAAGAAGTTGAACCAGAAGAAGATATCGTAGAAGACGATATCGAAGAGGATCTAGACCTAGACGATGAAGAACTAGACCTAGGTGAAGATGGCGAAGAAAACAGTGGCTTAGATGAAGATTTTGACTTAGATGAAGAAACAGAATCTGGTTATACTGAAGGCGAAGAAGACAATAACGTCTTTGGTGATGATGATGAGGAAGATGACAGTGATGATAATAGCGAGGATGACAGCTATTATAAGGATAAGAAAGAGGAAGAATCATAATCATCTTGACTTTATAGAGTGATATCAGTATTATTTTATTTGGGCTCTTAAATTGAGATCGTTATATAAGGCGCTCCCGTATTATTACGGGGGCGCTTTTCTTATTTTATATAAGATATACTATCCTAGTTACAAGTAACGGATAGATTCTTTTCTAATAAAACAAGTGGAGTATGCGAACGATAATGACACGCAAGTCTCCTTAGAACATTGAATGGAAGAGGGGTAAATATGACAAAGTATATTTTCGTAACAGGTGGCGTTGTTTCTTCTCTTGGTAAAGGAATTACAGCAGCATCTCTTGGTCGTTTATTAAAAAACCGAGGACTTAAAGTGACAATCCAGAAGTTTGACCCATACATTAACGTGGACCCAGGGACAATGAGCCCTTATCAGCACGGTGAGGTTTTCGTTACAGAAGATGGTGCAGAAACTGATCTAGACTTGGGTCACTATGAACGTTTTATTGATATTAATTTAAGTCAATACAGCAACGTAACAACAGGTAAGGTGTACTCAACCGTTATCAAAAAAGAACGTCGTGGAGACTATCTTGGAGGAACGGTTCAGGTTATTCCGCATATTACAAACGAGATTAAGGAACGTGTTTTCCGTGCTGGGAATGAAACGAATGCGGATGTAGTCATCACTGAAATTGGTGGTACGGTTGGGGATATCGAATCCTTGCCATTCCTAGAAGCAATTCGTCAGATTAAGAGTGATATTGGAAAAGATAATGTCATGTATATTCACTGTACGCTAGTACCTTACATTAAAGCGGCAGGAGAAATGAAAACAAAACCAACGCAACACTCTGTAAAAGAATTGCGTTCATTAGGAATTCAGCCTGATGTGATTGTGCTTCGAACAGAGATGCCAATCAGCCAAGAAATGAAACAGAAGATTGGTTTGTTCTGCGATATTAATGAAAATGCCGTTATTGAAGCTGGAGACGCCGAAACATTATACGACGTACCACTTACCCTTCAAGAACAGAACCTTGACCAACTAACATGTGAACATTTTGGGCTAGATTGTGGTAGAGCTGAAATGACTGAGTGGAATGAACTAGTTAATCGAGTGAAAAACTTGAACAAAGTAACCACCATTGGTTTAGTAGGAAAGTATGTGGAGTTACCAGATGCTTATATTTCTGTTGTTGAGGCATTAAAGCACGCAGGCTATGCCTTTGATAGTGACATTAACATTGAATGGATCAACTCTGAGGAAATCAATGCGGAGAACGTAGCTGATAAATTACAAAACGTCGACGGCGTACTAGTACCAGGCGGCTTCGGTGATCGTGGAATTGAAGGGAAAATTGAAGCGATTCGATATGCTCGTGAAGAACAAGTGCCATTCTTCGGTATTTGCCTCGGCATGCAATTAGCTTCTGTAGAGTTCGCACGTAACGTCCTAGGACATAAAGGCGCTCATTCTGCAGAAATCGACCCACTTACAGAATTCCCAATCATCGACCTGCTTCCTGAGCAAAAAGATGTAGAAGATTTAGGTGGAACGCTTCGTCTTGGTGTGTACCCATGTAAGCTTACAGAAGGTACGAAGACGAAAGAGGCATACGGTGAAGAAGTTATTTATGAGCGTCATCGCCACCGATATGAATTCAGTAATCAGTACCGCGAACAAATGACAGAAGCAGGCATGGTCTTCTCTGGTACAAGCCCAGACGGCCGCCTAGTTGAAATCATTGAACTTAGCGATCACCCATGGTTCGTTGCTTGCCAATTCCATCCAGAATTTAAATCAAGACCAACCAACCCACAAAGCCTATTCCATGACTTTGTTGGCGCAAGTATTCAATATAAAGGTGAATAATAGTCGGTTAGCACACAAACAAGCTCAGAGTAGTTGCTCTGAGCTTGTTTTTTGCATACGAGAGGGAGCGTTATGATCGAGATTTAAAATATATGAGCGAGCCTACTCTCTACCAGGCCTCGAACTCCCATCAGAATATCTCTCAACAAAAAAGGACGACATTCTCACAGAATGTCGTCCTTTAAATCTGTTACTATTCATATTCCGAAATAATTTCTTTCGTAATCACAAATAAAGCGTGATATACATAAAGCATTCCCATTATAGATGGAAATCCAATTCGATCCATATCAAATGGCAGCATTGGACCGGAAATATGTGTGTCAATGTAGAAGTCAGCCAACTCTTGAATAGGGTTCCCTTCTTTTATTGAAGCAGATATATGGATTACCTGAGCATCTTGGGCTTGGACTTTTTTCGTAAGAGCTAGTGCTTCTTCATCATTTGCATATCGAGAGGCGATGATGACTCGGTCAATATGAGATAGATTGGTATCATCCGTGTACAATGTTGTTTTTGGTAACGCTTCAGGTCCTGATTCCACCTCGTCATGCAATGCTCTCATTTCGCCAGTACCTATTACATACACATGACCTTCTCCCACAATCGCTTGCGAAAGAGCGCGGGCTGCATCCTCGATTCGTAATTCCTCTTTTTCATAAATTCGTTCAAATGCCCCACTTAGTTGTGTGGTTAGCATCTTTATCATAAACAATACCTCCTTTTCGTCCATCAATCATGTATGTAAGCATAGCATAAGTAGTTACACGTTTTCGAATTGGAAAAAACGCATTTTTATACAAAGCAGGAAATTAGCCCTCCTAGGGAGAAAGTTGATAATTGGGATGGAATTAGATAGAAGAAAACACACTTTTGATTTTGGAGGGCAATTATGACGAAAACGGTACTAGTTGTAGACGACCAACCAGGAATACGCATGTTATTAGAAGAGGTCATTAAAACAGAAGGGTATCATATCCTTCTAGCACAAACTGGACAAGAAGCAATTGATCAAGTAACGCAACACCAACCAGACTTGATGTTGGTTGATTTAAAATTACCTATAAAAGATGGTTTGACTGTTGTAAGGGAACTAGAAGAGGAAAATCGAATCGTTCCAACTATTATCATGAGTGGTTTGGCAGAGGATGAACTAGTAGGTAAAAAGTTCTCATCGAACATTAAAGGAGTCATCGCCAAACCTTTTAATATACAGGATGTACGAGAGTTAATTATAGGTCAATTAGAATAGGAAAAGATGTCAATTTGATGAAATTTACGGATGTAAACGCTATCTCAACAATGTGTTCTTGCACCAGTGGTATGGACTTGGTATGCTATACATGTTGAATAAAACACGTACATAACGGAATGTTGCCAACTGAAGGGTGCACATAGTAAGAGTTGACATATTCTGTGTGAAAGAACATAAAGGAGGATCTAGTCATGCCACTAGTTTCAATGAAAGAAATGCTAGAAAAGGCCAAGGAAGAACGCTACGGCGTTGGCCAATTTAATCTTAATAACCTTGAGTACGCTCAAGCGATTCTTCAGGCAGCTGAAGAAGAACAGTCTCCTGTAATCCTTGGTGTATCTGAAGGTGCAGGCCGTTACATGGGTGGCTTTAACGTAGTTGTTGCTATGGTTAGAGAACTTATGAATTCTTACGGTACTACTGTTCCAGTAGCGATTCACCTTGACCATGGTTCTAGTTTCGAGAAGTGTGCAGAAGCCATTCATGCTGGTTTCACTTCCGTTATGATCGATGCTTCTCACGATCCACTAGAAGAAAACATTGCACTAACTCGTAAAGTTGTTGAGCTTGCTCACATTCATGGAGTATCTGTTGAAGCAGAACTTGGCCGTGTAGGTGGACAAGAAGATGATATCGTAGTTGAAGATGCAGAAGCAGCATACGCAATTCCTTCTGAGTGTAAGCAACTTGTTGACGAAACAAACGTTGACGTATTTGCTCCAGCACTTGGTTCTGTACACGGACACTACAAAGGTGAGCCTAACTTAGGCTTTGATCGCATGGAAGAAATCATGGGTCTTGTAGACAAGCCACTAGTTCTTCATGGTGGTACAGGAATCCCATCTGAAGATGTTAAGAAAGCAATCCGTTTCGGTACTGCTAAAATCAACGTGAACACAGAAAACCAAGTAGCGCAAGTAAATGCAGTGAAAGAAACATTAGCTGAAAAACCAGACCTATACGATCCACGTAAATATCTTGGACCTGGCCGTGACGCAATCAAAGCAACGGTTATTGGCAAGATGCGTGAATTTGGATCTTCTCAAAAAGCTTAATTGTTGAAAAGTGAACCGCCTTCTGGTGGTTCCCTTTTGTTATTTTCACTTTAAAGAAATGGTTTCTTTAAGTGTCATGAATATGAAAACACATCGACTTTTCTCCGCAACTGGTGAAAAGTCATGTTTTTCTGAAATATGAAAACGCACACAAAATGGGGAGGAATTAAGAATGAAATTTTTTGTAGACACAGCGAACATCGAAGAAATCCGTGAGGCAAATGCTTTAGGTGTTTTAGCGGGAGTAACAACGAACCCATCATTAGTAGCGAAAGAAAATATATCGTTTCATGATCGTTTGAAAGAAATCACTAACGAAGTAGATGGATCGGTAAGTGCAGAAGTTATTTCAGAGGACGCAGAAGGCATGGTAAACGAAGGGAAAGACTTAGCTGCTATAGCTCCAAATATCACCGTTAAAGTACCAATGACATTGGAAGGATTAAAAGCAGTAAAGCAATTCTCTGAGATGAATATCAAAACGAACGTAACGCTTGTATTCTCTGCAAACCAAGCATTGCTAGCTGCTCGTGCAGGTGCTACATACGTTTCGCCATTTATTGGTCGTTTAGATGACATTGGCCAAGATGGTTTGAATCTTATTGCACAAATCGCTGATATTTTTGATCGTCATGCAATTGATACTGAAATTATTGCGGCCTCCGTTCGCCATCCGGTTCATGTAACAGAAGCAGCTACACACGGAGCACATATTGCAACGGTTCCACTAAAAGTGTTAAAACAATTAGTAAAGCACCCATTAACAGATGCTGGAATTGAAAAATTTCTTTCTGATTGGAAGAAACAAAACTAGTATGATAATGGAAATTTTGTGCAAAATAAGCGTAACAAAT
Above is a genomic segment from Pontibacillus yanchengensis containing:
- the icmF gene encoding fused isobutyryl-CoA mutase/GTPase IcmF; translation: MEKAQVYEPKNAIRFVTASSLFDGHDASINIMRRILQSSGAEVIHLGHNRSVEEVVNAAIQEDAQGIAISSYQGGHVEYFKYMVDLLKEKEASHIQVYGGGGGVIIPREITELHDYGVARIYSPEDGRELGLQGMINLMLEQCDFQTPLDVEKDLQRLTEGDSQSIARFISYVENTAGQEHGAAAALEKVLDTQKKAAPVLGITGTGGAGKSSLTDELIRRFLNEVPDRKIAILSVDPTKKKTGGALLGDRIRMNAIFSDRVYMRSLATRDSRSELSKAIQEAIDVVKAAGFDFIIVETSGIGQGDAAITDVTDLSMYVMTAEFGAPSQLEKIDMIDFADFIVINKFEQKGSADALRQVRKQYERSHMMFHEDQTAFPVYGTIASQFNDPGTNTLFAALIDKMNEAYGWEESTPFERVTDVEKQNLIIPPERRQYLRDIVQTVHNYHDKAEEQSDIARKWYQVKGTSELVEDTSSKETMENLAAEYEQKLEPANKHMLEEWDEVKERYAQDEMTFKIRDKEITMDLNTESLSGLKVPKVALPHYHDWGDRLLWLLKENVPGAFPFTAGVFPFKRKGEDPTRQFAGEGTPERTNRRFHYLSEGEPAKRLSTAFDSVTLYGEDPNERPDIYGKVGESGVSICTLDDMKKLYAGFDLCNPTTSVSMTINGPAPIILAMFFNTAIDQQIDMFKEQEGREPSAEERAKIKDETISVVRGTVQADILKEDQGQNTCVFSTEFALRMMGDIQQYFIDQQVKNYYSVSISGYHIAEAGANPITQLAFTLANGFTYVEYYLSRGMDINKFAPNLSFFFSNGLDPEYTVIGRVARRIWAITMRDKYGANERSQKLKYHIQTSGRSLHAQEIDFNDIRTTLQALIAIQDNCNSLHTNSYDEAITTPTEESVRRAMAIQMIINKEFGLTKNENSLQGSFVVEELTQLVEEAVLQEFERINERGGVLGAMERQYQRGKIQEESLYYEGKKHSGELPIVGVNTYLNPNPSSEDDINSMQLARASKEEKMHQINSLREFQQNHSDETEAALQRLKQVAAGGGNVFEELMETVRVASLGQITNALYDVGGQYRRNM
- the rpoE gene encoding DNA-directed RNA polymerase subunit delta, whose amino-acid sequence is MSFKNYSHDEIAEMSMIEIVNEILSDEKQALDFNELMDKLAAAKGFNEEQKKARIAQLYTDMNTDGRFMTIGSNMWGLKRWYPVEQQEEEVQAPVKKKKKKKAAAKSKKKEVEPEEDIVEDDIEEDLDLDDEELDLGEDGEENSGLDEDFDLDEETESGYTEGEEDNNVFGDDDEEDDSDDNSEDDSYYKDKKEEES
- a CDS encoding CTP synthase, translated to MTKYIFVTGGVVSSLGKGITAASLGRLLKNRGLKVTIQKFDPYINVDPGTMSPYQHGEVFVTEDGAETDLDLGHYERFIDINLSQYSNVTTGKVYSTVIKKERRGDYLGGTVQVIPHITNEIKERVFRAGNETNADVVITEIGGTVGDIESLPFLEAIRQIKSDIGKDNVMYIHCTLVPYIKAAGEMKTKPTQHSVKELRSLGIQPDVIVLRTEMPISQEMKQKIGLFCDINENAVIEAGDAETLYDVPLTLQEQNLDQLTCEHFGLDCGRAEMTEWNELVNRVKNLNKVTTIGLVGKYVELPDAYISVVEALKHAGYAFDSDINIEWINSEEINAENVADKLQNVDGVLVPGGFGDRGIEGKIEAIRYAREEQVPFFGICLGMQLASVEFARNVLGHKGAHSAEIDPLTEFPIIDLLPEQKDVEDLGGTLRLGVYPCKLTEGTKTKEAYGEEVIYERHRHRYEFSNQYREQMTEAGMVFSGTSPDGRLVEIIELSDHPWFVACQFHPEFKSRPTNPQSLFHDFVGASIQYKGE
- a CDS encoding DUF2529 family protein, coding for MIKMLTTQLSGAFERIYEKEELRIEDAARALSQAIVGEGHVYVIGTGEMRALHDEVESGPEALPKTTLYTDDTNLSHIDRVIIASRYANDEEALALTKKVQAQDAQVIHISASIKEGNPIQELADFYIDTHISGPMLPFDMDRIGFPSIMGMLYVYHALFVITKEIISEYE
- a CDS encoding response regulator encodes the protein MTKTVLVVDDQPGIRMLLEEVIKTEGYHILLAQTGQEAIDQVTQHQPDLMLVDLKLPIKDGLTVVRELEEENRIVPTIIMSGLAEDELVGKKFSSNIKGVIAKPFNIQDVRELIIGQLE
- the fba gene encoding class II fructose-1,6-bisphosphate aldolase, which translates into the protein MPLVSMKEMLEKAKEERYGVGQFNLNNLEYAQAILQAAEEEQSPVILGVSEGAGRYMGGFNVVVAMVRELMNSYGTTVPVAIHLDHGSSFEKCAEAIHAGFTSVMIDASHDPLEENIALTRKVVELAHIHGVSVEAELGRVGGQEDDIVVEDAEAAYAIPSECKQLVDETNVDVFAPALGSVHGHYKGEPNLGFDRMEEIMGLVDKPLVLHGGTGIPSEDVKKAIRFGTAKINVNTENQVAQVNAVKETLAEKPDLYDPRKYLGPGRDAIKATVIGKMREFGSSQKA
- the fsa gene encoding fructose-6-phosphate aldolase — protein: MKFFVDTANIEEIREANALGVLAGVTTNPSLVAKENISFHDRLKEITNEVDGSVSAEVISEDAEGMVNEGKDLAAIAPNITVKVPMTLEGLKAVKQFSEMNIKTNVTLVFSANQALLAARAGATYVSPFIGRLDDIGQDGLNLIAQIADIFDRHAIDTEIIAASVRHPVHVTEAATHGAHIATVPLKVLKQLVKHPLTDAGIEKFLSDWKKQN